A stretch of the Arachis stenosperma cultivar V10309 chromosome 6, arast.V10309.gnm1.PFL2, whole genome shotgun sequence genome encodes the following:
- the LOC130936326 gene encoding protein disulfide-isomerase LQY1, chloroplastic isoform X2 has protein sequence MAIAPSPSSLSVPGCRLHLHSSFLSYPLNSFSPSPTSTRIQAKAIRAELDQNTVVAITVGVVSVAVGIGIPVFYESQIDNAVNTFLLSHLLYQITIIILIIIICCRLREKTRNPASHAMALVLQCRCVI, from the exons atggcaatagctccttctccttcttctctttctgTCCCTGGCTGCCGCTTGCATCTGCATTCTTCTTTCCTCTCTTACCCTCTCAACTCCTTCTCTCCCTCaccaacttcaacaagaattcAAGCAAAAGCCATTAGAGCTGAACTTGATCAAAACACG GTAGTGGCTATAACGGTTGGTGTTGTGAGTGTTGCAGTGGGGATTGGCATTCCGGTCTTCTATGAGTCTCAAATTGATAATGCTGTCAACACCTTTCTCCTCTCTCATTTACTTTATCAAATTACAATTATTATTCTTATCATTATCATTTGTTGCAGGCTAAGAGAGAAAACACGCAACCCTGCTTCCCATGCAATGGCTCTGGTGCTC CAATGTAGGTGTGTAATATAG
- the LOC130933866 gene encoding uncharacterized protein LOC130933866: MAKGKEKMYKDTIMQDDDAIVADLSDVEVDLGFLGSPGGGFMYDALDPGAESDGANSWHSEEMKTPPNSEDELESDGESDEFPIFQEGQRFGELQLQVGMKFNTKQDFRDAVREFTIQEGRRIKFVKNDNVRCRAVCQVEECCWVVYASRDHEDSCWQIKTFYDDHTCPRENSNRAANRAWLASKLVKKVRKYPNFKQCEAATYFRSKCDLILHRNSLARALADARNIVYGDEKAQYALLRDYAETLLKTNPGSTVKIGVTPLPDGKVMFDKMYICLSGCKNGFKAGCRPLIGLDGAFLKTQIGGQILSAVAQDANHHIYVVAWAIVNIENKENWKWFLELLHEDLGDYKANGWCFISDMQKADWGLISAVEEVMPQVHHRFCVWHLWRNFNKQWKDLELRRLLWDAARSTTFQDFIGNMDKIKRVSEEA; the protein is encoded by the exons ATGGCCAAAGGAAAGGAAAAGATGTATAAAGACACTATTATGCAAGATGATGATGCAATTGTGGCAGACTTATCTGATGTAGAGGTGGACCTTGGTTTTTTAGGAAGTCCAGGAGGGGGATTTATGTATGATGCTCTTGACCCGGGTGCAGAGTCTGATGGTGCCAACTCTTGGCACTCGGAGGAGATGAAGACTCCTCCTAATTCTGAAGATGAATTGGAATCTGATGGAGAATCGGATGAATTTCCAATCTTCCAGGAGGGACAGAGATTTGGTGAGTTGCAACTGCAAGTGGGAATGAAGTTTAATACTAAACAAGACTTCAGGGATGCTGTGCGAGAGTTTACCATTCAGGAGGGTAGAAGGATTAAGTTTGTAAAGAATGACAATGTGAGGTGTAGGGCAGTGTGCCAGGTGGAAGAGTGCTGCTGGGTTGTTTATGCCTCAAGGGATCATGAGGACTCTTGCTGGCAAATCAAGACCTTTTACGACGATCATACATGTCCGAGAGAGAATTCTAATAGGGCTGCAAACAGAGCTTGGCTGGCAAGTAAGTTGGTCAAGAAGGTTAGAAAGTACCCCAACTTCAAGCAATGTGAGGCTGCAACATACTTCAGGTCTAAGTGTGATCTCATACTGCATAGGAATTCATTAGCCCGAGCCTTGGCTGATGCAAGAAATATTGTCTACGGGGATGAAAAGGCACAGTATGCCTTGTTAAGGGATTATGCTGAAACACTGCTAAAGACCAATCCGGGATCCACTGTAAAGATTGGGGTTACTCCACTCCCTGACGGCAAAgtaatgtttgataaaatgtatATCTGCCTGAGTGGTTGCAAGAACGGGTTTAAAGCTGGTTGTCGACCTTTAATCGGCCTTGATGGTGCATTTCTGAAGACGCAGATTGGTGGACAGATATTATCAGCTGTCGCACAAGATGCAAATCACCACATTTATGTGGTTGCTTGGGCTATAGTCAACATTGAAAATAAGGAGAACTGGAAATGGTTTTTGGAGTTACTCCACGAAGACTTAGGAGACTATAAGGCTAACGGGTGGTGTTTCATTTCTGATATGCAGAAG GCTGATTGG GGGTTGATTTCGGCTGTGGAAGAGGTCATGCCACAGGTCCACCATCGTTTCTGTGTATGGCACCTGTGGCGTAACTTTAACAAACAGTGGAAGGATCTTGAGCTGCGGAGACTCCTTTGGGATGCTGCAAGGTCAACCACCTTTCAAGATTTTATTGGCAACATGGACAAGATCAAAAGAGTCAGTGAAGAAGCATAG
- the LOC130936326 gene encoding protein disulfide-isomerase LQY1, chloroplastic isoform X1 has translation MAIAPSPSSLSVPGCRLHLHSSFLSYPLNSFSPSPTSTRIQAKAIRAELDQNTVVAITVGVVSVAVGIGIPVFYESQIDNAAKRENTQPCFPCNGSGAQKCRFCLGTGNVTVELGGDQKEVSRCINCDGAGSLTCTTCQGSGIQPRYLDRREFKDDD, from the exons atggcaatagctccttctccttcttctctttctgTCCCTGGCTGCCGCTTGCATCTGCATTCTTCTTTCCTCTCTTACCCTCTCAACTCCTTCTCTCCCTCaccaacttcaacaagaattcAAGCAAAAGCCATTAGAGCTGAACTTGATCAAAACACG GTAGTGGCTATAACGGTTGGTGTTGTGAGTGTTGCAGTGGGGATTGGCATTCCGGTCTTCTATGAGTCTCAAATTGATAATGCT GCTAAGAGAGAAAACACGCAACCCTGCTTCCCATGCAATGGCTCTGGTGCTC AGAAATGTAGATTTTGTTTGGGAACAGGAAATGTGACAGTTGAACTTGGTGGCGATCAGAAGGAGGTCTCGCGGTGCATAAATTGCGACGGTGCTGGTTCACTCACATGCACCACTTGTCAAGGATCTGGAATCCAACCTCGTTACCTTGACCGCAG GGAATTCAAAGATGATGACTGA
- the LOC130935681 gene encoding putative HVA22-like protein g isoform X2 gives MIGSFLTRGLVMVFGYAYPAYECYKEVEKNKPEIEQLRFWCQYWILVAVLTVFERIGDTFISWVPMYSEAKLAFFIFLWYPKTRGTTYVYDSFFRPYVAKHETEIDRNLLEMRTRAGDMAVLYWQRAASYGQTRIFDILQFVAAQSTPAPRPAAQQQRPGVRVRQPATPNRQPNSPAELQVEEPPSPASSTTSSQLQKEVTEEVGSAQVPKAVAPGAVLSSQKSLAAGSSIPSKSPVAGSGIPPKSALTQRSISLPETTNKVAPAEAEPKQSEAAESSSSGANENGNPPPKETLMEESIRVTRGRLRKTRSTTR, from the exons ATGATTGGATCCTTTCTTACCAGGGGGCTTGT GATGGTTTTTGGCTATGCTTATCCAGCATACGAATGCTATAAAGAGGTTGAAAAGAATAAGCCAGAAATCGAGCAGCTTCGCTTTTGGTGCCAGTATTG GATTTTGGTGGCTGTTTTGACAGTTTTTGAGAGAATCGGTGATACTTTCATATCATG GGTCCCAATGTATAGTGAAGCTAAGCTGGCATTCTTCATATTTCTGTGGTATCCTAAAACCAGG GGAACAACATATGTGTATGACTCCTTCTTTAGACCGTATGTTGCAAAGCATGAGACAGAGATTGATCGCAACTTGCTGGAAATGAGGACAAGAGCAGGAGATATGGCTGTTTTGTATTGGCAAAGAGCTGCTAGTTATGGCCAGACTAGAATATTTGACATTTTGCAGTTTGTTGCTGCACAATCAACGCCAGCTCCTCGTCCTGCTGCTCAG CAGCAGAGGCCAGGAGTGAGGGTTCGTCAACCTGCAACTCCTAATCGCCAACCAAATTCTCCGGCAGAACTACAAGTTGAGGAACCTCCATCTCCTGCCTCTAGCACAACTTCAAGTCAGCTCCAGAAGGAGGTAACAGAAGAGGTGGGTTCAGCCCAGGTGCCAAAAGCAGTTGCTCCTGGCGCAGTTTTAAGTAGCCAGAAGTCTCTTGCGGCAGGTTCAAGTATTCCATCCAAGTCTCCTGTGGCAGGTTCAGGTATTCCTCCCAAGTCTGCTTTAACCCAGAGGTCTATTTCTCTTCCTGAAACCACCAACAAAGTTGCACCAGCTGAGGCAGAGCCAAAGCAGAGTGAAGCAGCAGAGTCTTCATCTTCTGGTGCAAATGAAAATGGGAACCCTCCTCCAAAGGAGACCCTAATGGAAGAAAGCATTCGTGTTACACGGGGCAGACTAAGAAAAACCCGATCAACAACTCGTTAG
- the LOC130932653 gene encoding cytokinin riboside 5'-monophosphate phosphoribohydrolase LOG1-like: MEIIEEAPMKSSTRFKRICVFCGTSPGKNPSYQIAAIQLGKQLVERNIDLVYGGGSIGLMGLISQVVFDGGRHVLGVIPKTLMPREITGETVGEVRAVSGMHQRKAEMARQADAFIALPGGYGTLEELLEVITWAQLGIHDKPVGLLNVDGYYNSLLSFMDKAVEEGFITPAARHIIVAAQTAQELMCKLEEYVPKHCGVAPKQSWEMDQQLLNT, from the exons atgGAGATTATAGAAGAAGCACCAATGAAATCATCAACAAGGTTCAAGCGTATCTGTGTGTTCTGTGGCACAAGCCCTGGCAAGAACCCAAGCTACCAAATTGCTGCTATCCAACTTGGAAAACAattg GTGGAGAGGAATATAGACTTGGTATATGGAGGAGGAAGCATAGGGTTAATGGGTCTCATCTCACAAGTTGTCTTTGATGGTGGACGCCACGTGTTAGG GGTTATCCCTAAGACTCTAATGCCGAGAGAG ATCACAGGAGAGACTGTGGGAGAAGTGAGGGCAGTTTCGGGAATGCACCAACGTAAGGCTGAAATGGCTCGACAAGCTGATGCATTTATTGCTTTGCCAG gtGGTTATGGAACCTTGGAAGAACTGTTGGAGGTCATCACCTGGGCTCAATTAGGAATTCATGATAAACCt GTAGGGTTGTTGAACGTGGATGGATACTATAACTCATTGTTGTCATTCATGGACAAagctgttgaggaaggtttcaTAACACCTGCTGCCCGTCACATTATTGTGGCTGCCCAAACTGCCCAAGAACTTATGTGTAAGCTTGAAGAATACGTTCCAAAGCACTGTGGCGTGGCCCCAAAGCAAAGCTGGGAGATGGACCAACAGTTACTAAATACTTAA
- the LOC130935681 gene encoding HVA22-like protein i isoform X1, whose protein sequence is MIGSFLTRGLVMVFGYAYPAYECYKEVEKNKPEIEQLRFWCQYWILVAVLTVFERIGDTFISWVPMYSEAKLAFFIFLWYPKTRGTTYVYDSFFRPYVAKHETEIDRNLLEMRTRAGDMAVLYWQRAASYGQTRIFDILQFVAAQSTPAPRPAAQQQQRPGVRVRQPATPNRQPNSPAELQVEEPPSPASSTTSSQLQKEVTEEVGSAQVPKAVAPGAVLSSQKSLAAGSSIPSKSPVAGSGIPPKSALTQRSISLPETTNKVAPAEAEPKQSEAAESSSSGANENGNPPPKETLMEESIRVTRGRLRKTRSTTR, encoded by the exons ATGATTGGATCCTTTCTTACCAGGGGGCTTGT GATGGTTTTTGGCTATGCTTATCCAGCATACGAATGCTATAAAGAGGTTGAAAAGAATAAGCCAGAAATCGAGCAGCTTCGCTTTTGGTGCCAGTATTG GATTTTGGTGGCTGTTTTGACAGTTTTTGAGAGAATCGGTGATACTTTCATATCATG GGTCCCAATGTATAGTGAAGCTAAGCTGGCATTCTTCATATTTCTGTGGTATCCTAAAACCAGG GGAACAACATATGTGTATGACTCCTTCTTTAGACCGTATGTTGCAAAGCATGAGACAGAGATTGATCGCAACTTGCTGGAAATGAGGACAAGAGCAGGAGATATGGCTGTTTTGTATTGGCAAAGAGCTGCTAGTTATGGCCAGACTAGAATATTTGACATTTTGCAGTTTGTTGCTGCACAATCAACGCCAGCTCCTCGTCCTGCTGCTCAG CAGCAGCAGAGGCCAGGAGTGAGGGTTCGTCAACCTGCAACTCCTAATCGCCAACCAAATTCTCCGGCAGAACTACAAGTTGAGGAACCTCCATCTCCTGCCTCTAGCACAACTTCAAGTCAGCTCCAGAAGGAGGTAACAGAAGAGGTGGGTTCAGCCCAGGTGCCAAAAGCAGTTGCTCCTGGCGCAGTTTTAAGTAGCCAGAAGTCTCTTGCGGCAGGTTCAAGTATTCCATCCAAGTCTCCTGTGGCAGGTTCAGGTATTCCTCCCAAGTCTGCTTTAACCCAGAGGTCTATTTCTCTTCCTGAAACCACCAACAAAGTTGCACCAGCTGAGGCAGAGCCAAAGCAGAGTGAAGCAGCAGAGTCTTCATCTTCTGGTGCAAATGAAAATGGGAACCCTCCTCCAAAGGAGACCCTAATGGAAGAAAGCATTCGTGTTACACGGGGCAGACTAAGAAAAACCCGATCAACAACTCGTTAG